Sequence from the Primulina huaijiensis isolate GDHJ02 unplaced genomic scaffold, ASM1229523v2 scaffold37775, whole genome shotgun sequence genome:
CAATTTATAAGTTTATATgaactattttaatttaaatgtcaatttcttaaaatttaaatttaagagtTTTCTATCTTAGAAATTTGCGCCCTAAGAATTATAACTTAAAATGAGACTGAAATAAGATAAGAGAGAAATAAGAGAAAAAAGGATTTGATTAACGAACTGAAAATAAAATAGTGAGCGGATGTCTGCGCAGGCACCACCCCAGCGCCATTTTTGCCACCGACTCAATCAACTCGTACAACAATTGAAAGTCACTAATCATACATACATTCTGGTTCGGTATGATTAAATCAACACAcacatttaatttgttttcaaaaatatatatttgctaaGAAAGGTAGAATGGACCTTTGTTTGATCCAACGCAACAGGAAGCTCAGTCATGGCAAGTTCTTCCtgaaattgaaaagaaaaaatacaaGAACGGCATCTAAATAAGTTTTTAGAGTCACTGTTAATATAAATAGAGTTAGTAAATAAAACAGGAATATAACAAcctgcaaattttttttatttttttactgttGTCGAATCTTAGTCcattaatttgtaattttttttattttagtcgtTTTTACAGTATTGGAAAATGTTGATGAAGCACCAAATACTGTTGGCATGATGTGGGACATTGTTGATATGTTCGATACCACAACTctgatagaaaataaaaaaaaaatcatatttatagggaaaAAAATAAGCCACCTTTCTTGACTTGACATGTTTTAGTATTGCTTCCAGCTTCGTTTCCAGCCGCTGCAACTCTTCCACTCCCCATTGGTGAAGTTGCGTACTAATTATCATCCTGCTTCAAaacaaatcagataatcaaaataaaaaataattgaaataatcaAATGTGTGCAAGAGAAAGCTCTCCGAACATATTTTTGTAGTTTCAAACCTGAGGCACTTTATCTTCTCCTGAATTCCACTGCTCAGATCAGCGTGATCCTTGTAAGATTAGAGAAAGAATGTTACGCCAAATATTTTTATGCCTTGCTTGGAAAATGTGGTTTTTACTGCAAACAAGCCAAACTACAAAAAGAAACCTTATGTAGTATGTCCTCAATGctacaaatatttttatgccTTACGGGCATTTCCCTGTCAAAAAAGATACCTGGGAATCGACAGGATGTTGCTTATTTGCCGAGTGCAAAGAAAACTTATGTAGTATGTCCTCAATGCTACAAAGAGGGAGAGAACGATTGTTATCCACAAATACTAATTCGAAATTTAACAGTGAAAAGTTTTTAAGCAGTCTAAATTCAAAGATGCgtgatatattattttgatattcAAAGTTAGCATTGTCTCTAATGGCATAAGTCGAGTCGACTTGACTCATGAATGTAGGCACTCCAAATCAAACTAAATCGAGCTTTAACCTGAACTAcaattaaattgtttaaaagATCTTCAGCCAATTCATGAGCttaaaattacttttaaaatgatattatattaatataaaaaagtaatactgaCATAATCATACTTATAATGCatagacacatatatttctatcatttaaaaattataactttatatGCACATTTATAATTCATGATGTACATTAAAAGTCGAGAGTCACAAACCGATACAAAACCATAGTTTCCAAAATTGAAAAAACCAAAATCAATAATATCTAGAAGTAGGGTTTGGTTTCACATCAAAATGCAATTCGATATGCAGTTTGAAACTTTTAATTATATGTCGTTCAAATCGGAAAAAATTGTTTTGTTAAGTTGTAGTTTAAACCATTCAATGTAGTGGATTTTTGTCAACTAACTTGTTAATTTTAGGTTTTGTTCCACtgatatttcaaattttggGTTTGAcatattaacttttaatttttgactattttatttcaattaattacGTGTAACCGGAAAATAGTGAAGTGACACGTAAAAATACTGACGTGATATAAAAATTTGTTGAATTGTCAGATATCTAGTCAACAATTGGACCAAAATAACAAAACGTAAAAGTTAGAATATTAAAAAACAACTTTTGAAAattggaaataaaaaaattattttcccttCTTCTTAACATATGACATATTAAGGTTGAATCCTAAAATACTAAAAGACTATTAAAGTAACTAGTTTGATTTGGGTAAACCTTAGAAAACAGCATAGGGATCTCCTAGTCGGAGAGCCCGATCGGCGACGTCTCACTACTACCAGTACGAATTGCACGCTTTCAGGCATATGCTCTTAATGTGGTGGATTTACGGAGACtttattaattatgaaaaaagaaaaattacgcGTAAActtcaataataattaaatttttaatgaaaagtTACGAATCCACCATACTTGGAGCTTGCATAATGATGAAGCCTTCCAGCAGGTGAAAATACGACGCAGGCAACTTCGGCTTCACACAAAATCGAGAGCTCACGAGCTTTCTTAAACAATCCTTGGCGTCTCTTTGAAAATGTCACTTGCCTTGCTGAAATATCTTCAATTTTTGTCGTCTTCATTTTACCCATTCTGAACcacttttaaacaaaatataacaaACACAGAATGCAAAATTAGATTACGATATATAGCTTTTTTTAAGTGCAGAATCAACAGTGAGCCCCAATAAGTCCTGTCACTTGAATGCAAAACTTAGGGATAGGGATGACAATAAACCGGATCTAAACCGATCTCGTATTAAACTCGCCCCCGATGGGATGAGTTTAGACCTGGTGAAACAGGTTCACAAGTGGGTCTGGGGCAGGTCCTGAGATTTGATGGACTCGTCCTCAAATGtacttatattattaaaaatatatgtttatttatatttattgaaaaatgtaTATCTTAGTCTCTGATTTTAGCTCATAATGTTTTATGATCGaagtaatttaattttataatgatttatttaaaataataatatataattatgtttttttttgttatggattgaatataaattaatagatTTGAACTTTAAagtgatatttaaaaaaaatattattaatgtaaagttggaaaataaatttaataatttattaatttttaaattttttttcaattacataatgacaaaattttaaaaaataccatCCCAAAGCTTAGAGCATCTCCAAGGCTGCACCAAAATGATGATTTCCCTCCTCCCATGGAGGCTGCGCTATTTCACCAAAATAGCACAGCCCCCTTCCTCTGAGCCAAATTTGGCGcggtttctttcttttttttaatttaattttttaattcatatttattataaatatttgtattaaaaattataaatattatttaaataatagtataatatttattttattattttaataattagatatttaatcataaaaaattttaaaaaataattgt
This genomic interval carries:
- the LOC140968690 gene encoding MADS-box transcription factor 23-like is translated as MGKMKTTKIEDISARQVTFSKRRQGLFKKARELSILCEAEVACVVFSPAGRLHHYASSNIEDILHKFSLHSANKQHPVDSQDHADLSSGIQEKIKCLRMIISTQLHQWGVEELQRLETKLEAILKHVKSRKEELAMTELPVALDQTKDYGKEYTTSRNGPGDEETGCSRQNNLKL